TGATTGGACGCGTTTTGGGGCACGCTACATTATTCTCATTACAGATGCAGGGGCATTACCTGCGGATGATCCACTATCATCCACAAAATTAGATGCTGAGCAAATTCGCCAAGAAGCCGCTTACCGCGGCGTGGCACTGTATACACTGCATTTAAAAACGCCTTCAGGAAGTAAAAACCATGCTTCTGCACAGGCACAATATGAAGCTTTAACATTGAATCCGTATATCCATAAACCCCTTTATTACCCGATTAACTCCGGTGATATTGCGAGTTTTGGGAAAATGGTCGACAGCCTTTCGTCCGCAATCACCTCTCAAATTCAGATGGCTTATCGTGGCGAAAAAGGCATTGGGAGCGCATTAAATGCCGATCCTAATTACGGCAACGATAAAGACACCAAGCCGATTCTGTCCGATGCCCATGATCTTGGGTATGCCATGCGCCTTGCTTATTTAGGTGAGAAACAAGGCACCAAAGCGCCGAGTGTTTTTAAAGCATGGATCAGCGACCGTGATGTGCTGAAACAGAATGTACCAACCACTGAAGTCCAAGTTTTGCTGACAAAAAGTGAACTGAGTGACCTCAGCGAAGTCATGAAGAAAATTGTGAATGCAGCCAATGAAGGCATGATTTCACCGGATAACATGTTTGAAAACTTGCGTTCTATCGCCGCTACAATGGGTAATGATCCTAAACAGATCAAACAAGCTTCTGGAACTAAACTCAGCGAAATGGGATTACTGGGCGAATATGTCGAAAACCTACCCTATCTCAGTGAAGTTCTTGGTTTAGATGAAGAAACATGGAAAAGCTGGGATGGGCTAGAGCAGGAGAAATTTATTCGCCGACTCAACACTAAACTTCAATATTATCAACGTTATAATGAAGATGTTGACCGTTGGATCCCGCTAGCTCCGAATAGCGATCCCCGTGACTATGTTTACCCTGTACCTTTAGAAAATCTCCCTTAATGTTACACATTGAGCAGTTGTCACTGACACGAAACGATGGGGGACGTGATTTTCATGTCACCCTTCCCTCTCTCACACTAGAGCCGGGTCATGTATGCGCATTAACGGGGCTAAGCGGCTGTGGGAAAAGCACATTATTAGAAATGATTGGGTTGATCCTTCAGCCCGATCAACTCGCCCATTACCAACTGACCTATGAGCTTAATATTACCGAAGCGGTTCTGCATGATGACGCCAAGCTTTTAGCGCAGTTACGAGCACAACATTTTGGCTTTGTGTTGCAAAATGGCGGGCTTCTTCCTTATTTAACCGTGCAGCAAAATGTTGTTTTACCAAGAAACATACTGTCATTACCCGCAAAATCAGACTGGTTAGATTTTGCGATTGACCACCTTCAATTACGTCATTTACTCAATAATTATCCCCATCAGCTTTCTATCGGTGAGCGCCAGCGAGTGGCATTTGTGAGAGCCATCGCTCATCAACCGACCCTGTTACTTGCTGATGAGCCCACAGCAGCACTTGATCCGCTCAATGCTCAGTCTCTGTATTCATTAATTATTGAAATGGTGAAAGATTTAAACCTGAGTGCGCTTATTGTTAGCCATGACTGGACGCTGGTAGAACAGTTTGGCTTTACACAATATCATGCCGAATTAGAAGGGAATGGTAGTGTCTTTAGACAAAAATAGTGCCATAAAAACGAAGTTTTCATTACTTACTCGATTGGCATGGCAAGATTTACTCCATGACCGAAAGGTCGCCCTGTGCATTATTTTCTCATTAACATCGGTCATTGCACCGCTGTTACTGCTGTTTGGCTTAAAAAACGGGATTATCACGCAGCTTCATAACCAATTACTTAACGATCCACGAAACTTAGAAGTGCGTATGATTGGGAATGGCAACTACCCGCCATCGTGGTTTGCTGAATTATCACAACACCCTGATATTCAGTTTGTGATCCCACAAACTCGCAGTCTAAATACTCAAGCTGACCTTGTTGCCGATAGCCAACATTTTGTGTCTAACGCTGAAATTATCCCCACCGCCAAAGGCGACCCACTGCTCAGTGATGCGATTGTTCCGGTTGAAGAAAACACGCTGGTACTCTCCACTAGCGCCGCTGAAAAATTAAGTGCGAACAAAGGTGATACCGTGAATTTGGTAATTACTCGCAAACGAGGTAATACCAACGAGCGAGTGAAACAGCCCTTTCGCGTGATTGATATTATTAGCGACGCCAAGTTTTCTCGCCCTGCCGCCTTTGTGCCGTTATCCGTACTTATTGCTATGGAAGATTACCGAGATGGCTACCAAGTTCCTCAGTTTAATATCACGGAAGGCGAAAACCCCAAAGTCAGAGAAAGCTTTGCAAAGGCCCGCATCTACGCCAGTAGTTTAGATGGGATAGCCCCTATCAATGACTGGTTTAATCAGCAACATATTGAAGTAATAACACAAAAAAGCCAGATTGACGCCGTCAAATCCATCACCTACGTACTCAATATTATCTTTTCTGTGATCATGTGGATTTCGCTATTTGGCTGCATCGCATCTCTCATTGGCGCTTTTTTGGCAAATATCGATAGAAAACGCAAAGACATGGCCGTATTGCGGTTACTGGGCTTTCACCAGTTGGCCGTGACCTTCTATATCATCATCCAAGCCTTGCTCTTAACCACTATCGCCTTCTTTATTGGCTTCTTGCTGTACCTTATCGGCAGCTATCTATTTACTGGCCTATTGGGCGAACAATTGCCTCAAAACGCCTTTGTGTGCCGACTTGAGCCAATCAATATCCTTATCGCTTTATTTACTGCGTTATTTATCGCGCTCTGCGTTGCAGGCATTGGGGCGTTACGTGCAGTGAAAATACAACCTGCGGAGAGTTTACGTGAAATCTAAAATAGCATTAATCACACTGTCATTCGTTTTACTGCACAGCGGAAATATTTATGCCGCGCCGTGGGAAGATAAATTCTTTAACCCGAAGGCGTTACCGGATGATGTTGTCTTACCATTCCCCTGTGAAGGCAGTATGGTTTTTCGTAAAGTGGCTATTCCCGTGAATCAACCTTTGCAAGATTACAATATTACTTTAGGCCAAGAAGGGGATGATTGGGGCTATCTAGAACAAACTCGAACCGAACATATTGCGGGGAGTTTTACTGAGAAAAATAAAGGCCGTTATTTCCTGATGGCGAAATACCCCGTCACTGATCTCCAATACACCGCGCTAGAAAATACGCTGCAAGGGAAAGAGTGCCCAACCCCATCCAATAAATTGCGTTTACCGAAAGTGAATGTGAGTTGGTATGACGCAATGCAGTTTTCAGACAAATACAACCTATGGTTGCGTGAAAAACATCCAAGTGCCCTGCCAGTCGAAGATGGAGCGAAAGGCTTTGCTCGTCTCCCGACGGAAACAGAATGGGAGTTTACCGCAAGGGGTGGGCTATCAGTTTCAGCATCAGATTTTCGTGATACCCGATTCCCTATGCCTGAAGGCATTCGAAACTATGTCTGGTCAGCGGGCACACAATCTGCCAATGGAGATTTGCAACTCACAGGCTTGCTGCAACCGAATCCATTAGGGCTGCACGATATGTTGGGTAACGTCTCCGAGATGATGTTCGAACCGTTTAGACTCAATAAATTGGACCGCCAACATGGGCAAGCCGGTGGATTTATCGTGCGAGGTGGAAGCTATTTAACCCCAGAAAGCGATATCCGCAGCGCTTGGCGACAAGAAGAAGCTTATTACACCGATAAAGGGCCAACCAAGAATAAGTATACCGGTTTTCGCCTTGCTATCGTGTCACCAACCTTGACCTCAAGAGATAGGATTAAAGAAATTGAAAAAGAGTGGCTCAAATTAGGCTCAGGTTCATCGCCAGCAAAGGGCCAACCACAGGCACAAAATAGCTCTCTCAACAATTTAAGCGCCATTTCAGCAAAAGTGCAGGATGAAGCTATCAAGCTGCAATTAACGCAGTTAAAAGATGAGCTTAAAGCGAATGCCCAACTGCGGGATGAGCAGCGTGATCAAGCTGTCAGAACCTCATTACAGTTAGGCGCATTTTTGTGCACAAAACTCAAAGATGATGGCGAATTTTATGACCGCTTAGCGGGCTTATATGACAAAAATTGTGCTGCCAATGCCGCCGAAGGCACTTGCGAGAAACGCAAATCACAACTTGAAGAACACAAAAAAGCGTTGGATTTTGTCGTGAATTACTACGCTGATACCTTAGTCGATATGGCCACAACCTATGATTCCGCCCTAGTGAAGTCCCAAGTTAACATTGTTAAACAGATGATGGAGGCCAGAGGAAAATCAAATTTACAGACCTACCTCTCGGCTTATGTTTCAAACTTAGATGGTTATTGGAAGAATGGAAAAGTTTCAAGAAATGAATGGCTTGAAACATGTAAAAAACAACAATAGGAATTACGCTAAATGAATAAAAAACTAATAGGTACGTTTTGTTTGATAATCACTATGGTATTAACCGGATGTCAAACAACTCGCTCAAACCCAGATGTTGACCCGCGTTTATCTCAAAATGAGGACATTGAGTTTTTCAGTAAATCTGGGATCACGGCATGTATGGGTGGAGCGGCAGTCGGTGCACTCGCGTGTTTAGCCGTAGATAGCAAAAACAGAACGGGATGTATGATTGCGGCGGCAGTTGTGGGCTGCGGTGTTGGTGTCGGTGCGAACGCTTACCTTGATAACCAGCGTAAAACATATTCAAACAAAGAGCAGCAGTTAAATGCCATGATTTCGGATATTCAACAAGAAAACCAACGCCTAAAAAGTGCATCCAGTACCGCAAAATCCGTTATTGCTGATGACAAACGCGAGTTGGCTAAAATCAACCAAGATATTGCGCAAAAACGTTTAGACCAAAAAGCGGCTGAGAAAAAACTGAAAGGTGTTGATGCCAACATTGCCTCATTACAAAAATCCCTGACTGACATGAAAAAACGTCAAAGAGAGTGGAAAGAAATTTCCGAGAAGAGTGCGGCACAAGGCATGAAAACAGCGCAGCTAGATACGCAAATTGCAGAAATGAAAACGCAAGTTTCATCTTTAGAAAAAGAGTTAGATAGCCTGTATTCTCAGCGTACTGCTATTAAAATCAGCTAATTGAGGGCATATTTTGAAGCTATTACCGTTAATCACATTAGGTTCAGTATTGGTTCTTTCGGGTTGTGCGACTAACGTAGAAAACTGCGACCCCACAACCGGTGACGTCAATATTATTACTAAATTTAACTGCAAATACTCCGGCACTTACGATAAGCGGATTGAGTTAAAACAGGAAAAGCTTGAACACGAGAAAGTGTTAAATAGCGAATTTAAAGCTGTTTTTGCTGCGATTGAAAATGAAAAGCGCCAAACCAATGCAGACTTAAAAAGCCAACAAAAAAGCCAGCAAGCGTTAAATAAATCAATCAATAACTTGTTAAATCAAGCAAGAGCCAAATCTAAAAACAGTAAGAGTATTCAAAATCAAATCAATTCTATTGACCAAAAAATGAAGGAAAATCAGAACGCGCCAGACCGTTCAGTGATGCAAAAACAACTCGAACTAGAGAGTTTAAAAAACCAAGTTTTAGATTTGCAAAAAGATTTAGATTTGAACTAAGTTTCAAGATGTTAGACATTAGGTCGGGTGGCCATGTTGACTTCCCGACCTAAGTATCCCTAAAAATTAAAATAGAGAGTTACACAGAATTATTTACAGGGCCCACATTTTATTTATTAAGCAGTTTGTATGCATCGCATGACTCTTGAATTCCCCCTTCACAAGCTTTGTTATAAAGGCTTTTGGCGAGGGCTTTGTTTTTTCCGCCAGCTTGTCCATTCTCATACATCACACCAAGATTATATTGTGCCGCCGCATCCCCTTGTTTCGCGGCTAATTCATACCAATATTTAGCCTTCTTATAATCCTGTTGAGTACCATAACCATTGTCATACAGTGAGCCAAGGTTATTTTGCGCATCTGGAAAACCTTGATTAGCGGCTAATTCATACCAGTATTTGGCCTGCTCGTAGTCTTGCTTTACGCCTTTTCCATCTTCATACAGTATGCCTAGATTAGATTGCGCGCGAGGCTCTCCCTGCTTAGCCGCTAATTCAAACCAATATTTTGCCTGCTCATAGTTTTGTTGCCCCCCCGTTCCCAGAACATAGAGTGTACCGAGATTGGTCTGTGCAGGAGAAAAACCTTGTTTAGCAGATAACTCGTACCAATATTTGGCTTGTTGAAAATCTTGGAATCCCCAGCTTTTCTCTGTATACAAGACGGCAAGATTATATTGAGCTTCCGCATCACCTTGTTTGCCTGCTAATTCAAGCCAGTATTTGGCCTGCTGATAATCAGGTGACTTCACTTTTTTATTAATATGCAACATAGCAAGATTATATTGCGCGTGAGAATTACCTTGTTTTGCCGCTAATTCATACCAGTATTTTGCGGTTTCATAGTTTTGTGTTACTTCCACGCCTTTCTCATACATAACACCAAAGTTATATTGCGAGATAGATTCCGACTTTTCAGAATTCATTTGGCAGCCCGTAACGGCAAAAAAAGCAAACAATAAAAAAGACAGTGAATAGGTTTTCATACTTATCTCATCCGTTAAATAATAGAAGGATTTAAATATACCTGAAAGATAAAACCATAACACGATGAGCTCACTTCAGTGGCATTTTTACGTGCATAGGAATGAAAATCTTCAACTCATAAAATCACTCAGAAAACCTGCATAAAATACGGCTTTAACGTATAATCAAGCTTATTGAGCTTTGGCTCACTTCACTGTGTCGGTATCATCATAAACAACACACGAACCCAGACTAAAATGGGCTTTTGAGACTCTATTGATCAGGTGGGATATGCTGGACTTTCTAAAAAATTATGACAACTTAACCGTCAGTGAAAAAAAAGTATTAAAATATCTTACCGATAATATTGCCGATATTCCCTACTTAAATATTAATGAATTAGTCGCCAAAACGTTTGTCTCTAAGACTGTCATTATTAATTTATCCCAGAAATTAGGTTTTAGTGGGTTTAAAGAACTCAAGTTTCAAATTAATAGCCATATACTTTCGCAAAATAAAGCGGAAAAAAACAACCCTGCGTCGTATAAAAAGCAGCTTGAAAATAATATTCATAAAACCTTCACCTTGATTAATGAAGAGCAAATTCGCGACTGTGCGAAAACATTACACGGCTCCCGTAATATCTTTTTAGTCGCGCGGGGCACGAGTAAAGCCGTCGGTTATTATCTTGAACACTTGCTTTTCTCTCTTGGATTGCATTGTTTTTTTATCAACGACTATAATCTCTCCGACTCTTTTACTCGTCTAGTTAACCAAAATGACACAGTCATTTTTATTTCGTTATCTGGCGGAACCAAGAAAATCATAGAAACCGCTAAAATAGTGCAATTGAAAGAGGCTAACATCATCAGTATGACCGCCTTTCACACCAATGAACTCACCGCCTACGCCAATAACACCCTTTTCTGCTTCGCGGATAGCTATGACACCAAACGGGATGATTCCAAATCCAGAACCGGATTTTTCATTCTGGTGGATTTGTTAATTAATGAATTGGAAAACCTGCTGTAAATAAACTCCCCATCACCTTATTTATTTAACTTAAGGTTAATTGAGTGTTTTTCATTCAATTAATTTTGTTATTCTTCAAATAATTATTTATTTAAAAAACTATCAACACATTGATGACAGAATCATTATTAATATGTTTTTTAAAGCTTTATTTAATTTTAATGACCTAGGTCTTAATCTGTGACCTGAGATAATATTTAAAACCGTAACATCATTTCATTTAAAAAACCCAGTGCTAGTATTCCAGTTAATTTCAATAATTCTTCGTCATTAGGAAAAAATATGGCTAAAAGAAAATTCAGTGAGTCAATCCAGCGCTTTGGTAGGACACTGCTCCTGCCGATCGGGGTTCTGGCTCCAATTGGTATGATACTGGGGATCAGTGGTGCATTAGTTCAAACCTACATGATTGCTCGATTCCCTTTCCTCGGCAATGAAACCGTTAACGCATTACTTGTCAGCATCCGTTCTATTGCGGGCGTTATCTTCGACAACATCCCATTACTGTTCGCCATGGGGGTTGCCTACGGCATGAGCCAGCGCGATAAGGGGATCGCGGTCTTCGCCTCTGTTGTCGGTTACCTTTCGTTGATCATCACCATGAATATTTGGTTGGTGCTCACCGGTAAACTGGCGGATCCAGCGATTATGGGTCAAGTGGGACAGATTAAGGTTTTAGGTATTCAAACCTTAAACATCAGTGCCGCTGGGGGGATTATTACAGGGTTAATTGGTGCATGGGCCACCGATAAATTCTATAACCTCGAGCTGCCAACTGCCTTCGCCTTCTTCTCGGGTAAAAAATCAGTCGCAATTATCATGGTCGGTTTAATGATCATGGTCGGTGGAACATTACCGTTTATCTGGGAAGTATTAGTGCAAGGCTTAATGAAGCTTTCCGCCGTCTTCCTCAGTCCTGTCGGTCCGTTCTTTACCGCGGGGGGTGAACGTCTGTTTATTCCATTCGGGTTACACCACGTTTGGAACGTTCTGTTTAGATTTACCGAAGCTGGTGGTACCTATGTTATTGATGGACAGACCTTTGTCGGTGTCGTTCCAGCTTTAACGGAAGTGTTATTTAAGCAAGGTCCAAGTAGTGAATACTGGGCAATGATGCCAAGCCTGACGCGCTTTATGGCACAGCAACAAATGCTGGTAACGCTGTTCCTGTTCCCTGCCATTGCATTAGCTATCTATAAAACATCGAAAAAAGAGAACCGCGCTGAAGTTAAATCGATGTTGGTGACCATGGTATTGACCGCGATGCTCGGTAACGTGACCGAACCGCTCGAATTTACCTTCGTGTTTATCGCACCGCTGCTGTACTTAATCTACGCCATCATCGTCGGTATTGGTGCAGTGTTGTTGTCATTCGCTGGCGTTGCTATCGGGTATATCCGTGGAACCGTGTTTGACTTCACTATCTTCGGCCTGCTGTACGAGCACACTAACTGGATATTCTTAGTCCTGATTGGCGGTGGTTTAGCGGTAGTGACTTACTTTATCTTCTACTGGGCGATTATTAAATTTGATATCAAAACCCCAGGTCGTGAAGAGTCTAGCAACCTGAAAAATACGTTAATTAAAGAAAAACGTTATGGCGAAATCGCTGAGATCCTCGTTGAAGCCTTAGGCGGTAAAGAGAACATTCGTAACGTAGATAACTGTATTACCCGTATGCGTATTGATGTCGCAGAAGTGAATAAAATTGATAAAGATTTAATGTTGGAATCAGGATGTACCGCATTCTTCTTTCCATCGGCAAACCACGTCCACGTAGTGTATGGACCGAAAGTTGAATTTGTTCGCAACGCTGTTGATGAGTTCATGAAGAAATAAAAGGATATATGATGAGAGCCTTATATGATTCTAAGAGTAAAACCATCGATGACCGCGGTATAAAAGCCCTGTTATCGGATGAGGCCAAATACAATACTTGGCTGATGTTTGAATCCATGTTAGCTCAAGCGCAGGCTGAAGCGGGGTTCATTCCCCAATCAGCGGCCGATGAAATTAAAGAAAAAGCGGTTATTGAGAACATTGATTTTGAAGAGATGAGCCGCATTTACCAAAAAATTGGGCATGGCTTCGTTCCCTTCTTAAAAGTCTTGGTGAATGCGTGTTCTGAAGAGAGTGGTAAATACATCCATTACGGAATTACTACCCAAAATATTCAGCAAAGCTCGCAGTTGTACATGATGAAAACGGTACATAATAAATTTATGTTGCTGTTAAGTGAGATCATCGAAAACCTGTCGGGTCTTGCTGAAAAAACCAAGCATATGGTGATGCCAGGCAGAACCCATGGACGCCACGCTATCCCAATTACTTACGGTTACAAAGTATCCGTGTGGATCAGCGATTTTATCGACTGCTACCAGCGTATGAAAGAGTGTGAAAAGCGCGTATTTACCATCATGATGGGCGGCGCTGTGGGTGCGTTTAACTCCATGCCGGGGATTGGTTTAGAAGTGCAAAAACGCGTTGCTGAACTGACGGGTATGCATGCGATGGAAGTGCCATCTCGTAACCTAAGCACCCATAAATTAGAGTACATGGCGAACTTAGCGCTGATGGCGAATATCTGCCATAAAATCGGGGAAGAAGTTTACAGTACGACGCTGGAAGAAATAGCGGAAGTGTCTGAAGGCTTCACCAAAGGTACCGTGGGCAGCAGCACCATGCCACACAAAATCAACCCGAAACTGGCGAAAGGGATTATTGCTAACTCCCAAAAACTGTATTCGTTACCGAGTGTAGGGATGTATTCTGCCGTCAGGCCGTATGAAGGTGATAGCAGCTCCTATATGTTATTCGATGGGCTTATCGAAGAAGCGTTGGAACTGACCACTGAAATTTTATTAAGAACCGAAGAGCTGTCGAGAACTCTGGTACCTCACGAAGAGAGAATGCTGCATAACGTTCTGAGAAATAAAGGGTTAGATAATACTGAATACGTGATGATGAAAATGGCTGAGAAGCTAGGTAAAGATAAGGCGCACTCATTACTGTATGAAGAAGCTATCAAAACCGCAGCGGATGGCGAGGATTTCTACACTAACCTCACCAAGAACGAAACCATTACAGCTGCATTTAGCAATGACGAAATCAAAGCGATGCTCGACCCTCGCTCGTATATTGGTTTATCCGTTGAGATTGCAGAAAAAGAAGCGAAACGTGGTTTAGCTGCAGCCCAAGAAATTAAAAAGCTTTATAAGTAATTATTAGCTTAATAATTTAACTTAAATCCGTCATTTAAAGCCGTCATTTGAAAACAATGGCGGCTTTTTTGGTTATAAAAATATGAATATCGCTAAATAATAGAAAAATAATTCATTACTTTAAATTAGTTATTAATACCTAAAAAATAATTAGCAAGAATGGCTGTTAATAAATAATGTGAATTTGTTATCACATCTGATTTATTCTCAATAAATTTATCTAAATTTTAATTCCTGTATTTAAAAGCAAAAATTAGTTTAATTCCCCACATAGAACTGTCATTTAATTTGTTCTTTTCACGTTCTATTAATCTGCGTTTGGTGTGATTGACCAGTCAATAAATCTACTTTTTCGATAAATAAAAAGATTTTGAGATGGTGCTCAAGTATTTATTTTTATAAAACACAGATTATCTCTGCGATTCTGTTTTCGATTCTTAATGATGTTTTTTGATTGATAACAAAGGTATCAGAATGAACAAAGCACATAAATTCGCATCACCTTCTCGTTATAAAAATAAAGCTGCAATAAATAAAAATATTTTTCAGCTCTCTATTATTACTTCAGCGCTGTTATTTTCCGGCTATACACTGGCTTACTCTGAAACAGGGCAACTCGGTGATAAAAATAGCTGGGAAAGCCAAGAATATAAAAATGACTGGGGACTGGCGGCAATGAATGCCTCCAGTGCTTACGCACTGGGATATCATGGGCAAGGCGCTAAAATTGGCGTAATGGACTCTGGCGCATTGCTAAGTCACAAGGAACTCAGTGGATCCCGCTTCCATGCGGTAAAAGCCAAAGGTGAATATGGCTCAACTGGTATGCGCTATCCACAGGAAATGGGTGGAAACTATGAAAAAGGTCAAGCTTTCGATGTGACTGGAGATTGGATCAAAGGCGTGAATGATACCCACGGAACCCATGTTACCGGTACGGTTGGGGCAAACCGTGATGGTAATGGCATGCACGGTGTTGCTTGGGGGTCTGATGTTTATATCGGCAATACTGGCGCAACAGACAGTAATAACTACGGTCCTTATCAAGATTATCAATATTTTTACACTGGCTGGAAAGCGATGGTCGATGACGGAGCTCAAGTCATTAATAACAGCTGGGGTACCAATACACGGATTATTAACACAGTAAAAACAACCGGTCCTGACGGAGGCAATACCACCGTCCATTTACCTGCTGATACCACTCAGCAAACTGAATACGAATATTTCTATTTCAAAAAAGTGTATGGCGACAAACCTTCTTTTGTCGATGCCGCCTATGATGCAGTAAAAGGCACCAATGTAGTTCAAGTCTTTACCACCGGTA
The Providencia alcalifaciens DNA segment above includes these coding regions:
- a CDS encoding ABC transporter ATP-binding protein — translated: MLHIEQLSLTRNDGGRDFHVTLPSLTLEPGHVCALTGLSGCGKSTLLEMIGLILQPDQLAHYQLTYELNITEAVLHDDAKLLAQLRAQHFGFVLQNGGLLPYLTVQQNVVLPRNILSLPAKSDWLDFAIDHLQLRHLLNNYPHQLSIGERQRVAFVRAIAHQPTLLLADEPTAALDPLNAQSLYSLIIEMVKDLNLSALIVSHDWTLVEQFGFTQYHAELEGNGSVFRQK
- a CDS encoding ABC transporter permease, coding for MSLDKNSAIKTKFSLLTRLAWQDLLHDRKVALCIIFSLTSVIAPLLLLFGLKNGIITQLHNQLLNDPRNLEVRMIGNGNYPPSWFAELSQHPDIQFVIPQTRSLNTQADLVADSQHFVSNAEIIPTAKGDPLLSDAIVPVEENTLVLSTSAAEKLSANKGDTVNLVITRKRGNTNERVKQPFRVIDIISDAKFSRPAAFVPLSVLIAMEDYRDGYQVPQFNITEGENPKVRESFAKARIYASSLDGIAPINDWFNQQHIEVITQKSQIDAVKSITYVLNIIFSVIMWISLFGCIASLIGAFLANIDRKRKDMAVLRLLGFHQLAVTFYIIIQALLLTTIAFFIGFLLYLIGSYLFTGLLGEQLPQNAFVCRLEPINILIALFTALFIALCVAGIGALRAVKIQPAESLREI
- a CDS encoding formylglycine-generating enzyme family protein; its protein translation is MKSKIALITLSFVLLHSGNIYAAPWEDKFFNPKALPDDVVLPFPCEGSMVFRKVAIPVNQPLQDYNITLGQEGDDWGYLEQTRTEHIAGSFTEKNKGRYFLMAKYPVTDLQYTALENTLQGKECPTPSNKLRLPKVNVSWYDAMQFSDKYNLWLREKHPSALPVEDGAKGFARLPTETEWEFTARGGLSVSASDFRDTRFPMPEGIRNYVWSAGTQSANGDLQLTGLLQPNPLGLHDMLGNVSEMMFEPFRLNKLDRQHGQAGGFIVRGGSYLTPESDIRSAWRQEEAYYTDKGPTKNKYTGFRLAIVSPTLTSRDRIKEIEKEWLKLGSGSSPAKGQPQAQNSSLNNLSAISAKVQDEAIKLQLTQLKDELKANAQLRDEQRDQAVRTSLQLGAFLCTKLKDDGEFYDRLAGLYDKNCAANAAEGTCEKRKSQLEEHKKALDFVVNYYADTLVDMATTYDSALVKSQVNIVKQMMEARGKSNLQTYLSAYVSNLDGYWKNGKVSRNEWLETCKKQQ
- a CDS encoding SEL1-like repeat protein, whose amino-acid sequence is MKTYSLSFLLFAFFAVTGCQMNSEKSESISQYNFGVMYEKGVEVTQNYETAKYWYELAAKQGNSHAQYNLAMLHINKKVKSPDYQQAKYWLELAGKQGDAEAQYNLAVLYTEKSWGFQDFQQAKYWYELSAKQGFSPAQTNLGTLYVLGTGGQQNYEQAKYWFELAAKQGEPRAQSNLGILYEDGKGVKQDYEQAKYWYELAANQGFPDAQNNLGSLYDNGYGTQQDYKKAKYWYELAAKQGDAAAQYNLGVMYENGQAGGKNKALAKSLYNKACEGGIQESCDAYKLLNK
- a CDS encoding MurR/RpiR family transcriptional regulator, whose amino-acid sequence is MLDFLKNYDNLTVSEKKVLKYLTDNIADIPYLNINELVAKTFVSKTVIINLSQKLGFSGFKELKFQINSHILSQNKAEKNNPASYKKQLENNIHKTFTLINEEQIRDCAKTLHGSRNIFLVARGTSKAVGYYLEHLLFSLGLHCFFINDYNLSDSFTRLVNQNDTVIFISLSGGTKKIIETAKIVQLKEANIISMTAFHTNELTAYANNTLFCFADSYDTKRDDSKSRTGFFILVDLLINELENLL
- a CDS encoding PTS transporter subunit EIIC; the encoded protein is MAKRKFSESIQRFGRTLLLPIGVLAPIGMILGISGALVQTYMIARFPFLGNETVNALLVSIRSIAGVIFDNIPLLFAMGVAYGMSQRDKGIAVFASVVGYLSLIITMNIWLVLTGKLADPAIMGQVGQIKVLGIQTLNISAAGGIITGLIGAWATDKFYNLELPTAFAFFSGKKSVAIIMVGLMIMVGGTLPFIWEVLVQGLMKLSAVFLSPVGPFFTAGGERLFIPFGLHHVWNVLFRFTEAGGTYVIDGQTFVGVVPALTEVLFKQGPSSEYWAMMPSLTRFMAQQQMLVTLFLFPAIALAIYKTSKKENRAEVKSMLVTMVLTAMLGNVTEPLEFTFVFIAPLLYLIYAIIVGIGAVLLSFAGVAIGYIRGTVFDFTIFGLLYEHTNWIFLVLIGGGLAVVTYFIFYWAIIKFDIKTPGREESSNLKNTLIKEKRYGEIAEILVEALGGKENIRNVDNCITRMRIDVAEVNKIDKDLMLESGCTAFFFPSANHVHVVYGPKVEFVRNAVDEFMKK
- a CDS encoding class-II fumarase/aspartase family protein, with amino-acid sequence MRALYDSKSKTIDDRGIKALLSDEAKYNTWLMFESMLAQAQAEAGFIPQSAADEIKEKAVIENIDFEEMSRIYQKIGHGFVPFLKVLVNACSEESGKYIHYGITTQNIQQSSQLYMMKTVHNKFMLLLSEIIENLSGLAEKTKHMVMPGRTHGRHAIPITYGYKVSVWISDFIDCYQRMKECEKRVFTIMMGGAVGAFNSMPGIGLEVQKRVAELTGMHAMEVPSRNLSTHKLEYMANLALMANICHKIGEEVYSTTLEEIAEVSEGFTKGTVGSSTMPHKINPKLAKGIIANSQKLYSLPSVGMYSAVRPYEGDSSSYMLFDGLIEEALELTTEILLRTEELSRTLVPHEERMLHNVLRNKGLDNTEYVMMKMAEKLGKDKAHSLLYEEAIKTAADGEDFYTNLTKNETITAAFSNDEIKAMLDPRSYIGLSVEIAEKEAKRGLAAAQEIKKLYK